The Haploplasma axanthum region CAACAGCAATTGGGGCATGGATTTATGGAGATGGAAATGGTGGTTGGTTTAGAATCCAATTAACTGGAGGTAAATATGCCGGTGATACAAGAATTGATTGGGTAGGTTGGAAATATATTGAAACAGCTATTCCAAAAGATGCGCCATTCCCATATCAAGTTCAAAGAGCAATCAGATTATTAGGTACAAGTTCAATAGCCAATAATAAAAAAGGAACAATTTATGTTGATTCAGTAAGAGCAATTTATGATTTTAAAAATGATGATAATGATGCTCCAACATATAATGAAGCAAGTGTTTTCCCAAGTGAAGGATCAAAAACTTCAGATATCCAACAACCAATCAGTTTAACAGTATATGACGAAACTGTTGAAGGACAACCTAAAACAGGGATAAATACATCAAGAACTGAATTATATATAAATAGTAAAAAAATAACAAACTTAACACAAATTGTTAATCAAGATGGTTCGGTAGATATTTCTTATCAACCAGGAGCACTTGATCAATTAAGACCAGGAAAACAAAATGTGAAAGTAAGAGTTGAAGATAATTTTGGAAATAAAAAGTTTATTGAATGGTCATTTATTGTGGAAGGATATGCAGTAGAATTAATTGAAAATGCTCCAAATAAGGATATTATTTATGCTAACGAAGAATTTACTTATGGTATATCATCTGTTGAATATAAAAAGTTTTCTTCAATTGATTTAGAAATAACATATAACTCAAAAATGTTAGAGTTACTTGACGCCCCAATTATTGATAATAGACTTATAGTAACAAACCTTGATGTTGATAAGGAAAAAGGAATTATTAAGGCGATAATAATTGGAATGGAAAATATCGAAAAGAACAATGTAGAAAATATCATTGAATTAAAGTTTAAAGCATTAGAAGAAGTAAATGGAACAACAGGAATTAAACCAACAAAAATAACAATTCTTGAAGGTTCAGTAACAACAGATTTAATTTTAAATGGTTATGATGTTAAATTAGATTACAAGAATATTCTTTCATATGAAGGACAAACTATCGAAGGAAATACAACATTAAAAGTAGTAAGCGAAGGTAAGTTAGTTGAAGGAGCAGAATTCTTTGTAACACTTGATGGTGATCAAGTATCATTTGATGGTAGTACAAATGAAAAAGGAGAATTAATTACTGATTTCTTTGGTAAATATCCAATAGGAACAAAATTCTTAATAAAAGCTATCAAAGATGGATTTATTAGTAATACCGTTACACTTGAAGTATTAGAAAGCTTAGGAACAAATATTCCAGAAAAAATTGCTGTAACTGTCGGGGAAAACTTATCGACAAGTGTTGGAATTGGTTGGCAAACATCTCATAATGTTAAAAACGGTCTTGTAGAAGTTTCATTATCAGAAGATTTAGCAAACAAACAACAATTTACTGCATTATCAAAAACTGTTGTAACAACATTTGGCGGTAATTCAAGAGAATATACATCGTGGGGTTCATTCATTACAGGTTTAACACCAAACACTAAATACTATTACCGTGTTGGAAATGGATTAGATAATGAATGGTCAGAGATTCATAGCTTCAAAACAGCAGTTGAAAAAGGGGATATGGATGTTGCATTTTATGGTGATATTCAAGGTGGATATAGCAACTTCCCTAACATAGTTAAAAGATTAAATGATTTATACCCAAATATCGAATTTAGTATTTTAGCTGGAGATGTTGCAGATAACTCACATATTTACCAAGAGTGGACTGACATTGATAAATATACAAAAGAATATTTCAATAATAATGTTTGGATGGCAACAGTTGGTAATCATGACGTTTATGATGATGCACAAGCATTTACTGGTTATTTTTACGGTCCAAGTAATGGAACAACAGGACAACTAGGTGCACGTAATTACTATTTTGAAGTTGGAGATGCGGTATTCTTTAACTTTGATACAGAAGCAGGTTATGGATCTTATGATCCAGGTTATAAGAAACAAATTGCTTTATTTGATGAAGTTATGTCAAAAACAACAAAAACATTTAAGATTGTTATAATGCATAGAAGTGCATACCCATTAAATTATAATGAATCAGAAATACGTGCATTATCACCTGTTTTTGAAAGAAATAACATTGATATAGTTTTAAGTGGTCATGATCATATTTATAGCCGTACATCAATGTTTGAAAATGAACGTGTAACAACACAAAGTGGTGTAACTTATGTAGTTGGTGGAAGTGCATCTGGTTCAAAATATTATGATGGTGATAATACAAGACCATGGGTTGATAAAGTTTATGATAATAATAATCCTGTATTCACAGTTTTAAAATTTAGAGATGGAAATAGAATAGAATTTATTGCGTATGCAGTAGAAAATGGTGAAAATGTTGTTGTTGATGAATTTGTAATTAGCAAACAAAATATTAATGTTGATGCAAGCAATGCTAACTATGAAGGTGATTACGCAATTAAGACTGGAGAAAATCATACATTTAAAATTACTCCAAAAGTAGGATATAGAATCTCGAAAGTTTTAGTTAATGGAAAAGAATTAAATCAAGAAAACGATATATATAGAGTTTCTAATGTTCAAGAAAACTTGAATATTGAAGTAATAACAGAAGAAATAAAAACTAGTATTTATGATGTTAATCAAGATGGAGTTATTGATTTAAATGATGCCAAAGCAATTCTAAAACATTTGACAGGAAAAGAATTATTAAGCAATGAAATAATAGAATATCTTAAATCAGAAAATAAAGAATTAAGCTTATCATTAGTTAGAGAAATTTTAGAAGTATTAGGAGATAAATAACATGAAAAACATTAAAATGGTCACAAAAACAATTTTTATATTAACATTATTACTAGTACTTGTAGCATGTGGAAAAAAAGTTGACAATGAAAAACCAGTAATCTTAGGAACAAGAGATTTCAATGTCTTAGTTGGTGATGCAAAACCAAACTATTTAGAAAACATTACTGTAACTGATAATATTGATAAAGATTTAAAAGTTAGTGTGGATGATTCACAAGTTGATTTAACAAAAGAAGGATCTTATGATTTAGTTTATACTGTAAAAGATACTGCAGGAAATGAAACTAAAGTAATCGTTAAAGTGATTGTTAATAAACTGGTTGTTAAATTAGATGCTCCAGTTATAACAATAAAGAACGGAATTATTAGTTGGAATAAGATTCAAAATGCTACTTCGTATAATGTTAAGATTAATAATGAAGTTAAATCAGTAAGTATTGAACAATTTGACTTAAACGGATTAGAAAATAAAGATAAGTTAAACATCAGTGTTCAAGCGGTATCAAATAATAGTAGTTTTGAAGGAAGCGAATATAGTAACCTTGTTACAACAAATGTAGCAAATAATGCTTCAGTGATTGATAATGAAATCCACATTCAATCAAATGAAGAAATATTAGGTGTTATTATAAAGTTTACATCAGATAAAACAATCGAAGAATCAATGATCACTTTTTCAAAGATTCTTCCAAGTGATTGGATATATGATATTAATGTTAAAGATAATGAAGTTGTTATTGCAACAACAGGATTATCAAAAATAAAAGTAGAATTATTCCACTCATTTATTGTTGTTGAAGAAGGAACTTTTATAACACTTAATGAAGTAAGTATTGATACTGTTACAGGAACAAAGAAAATTAAATAAAAAGGTAAAGGCTTGTAAAAGCCTTTATTTTTTAATGAGACTAACTATCAGAAGTCAAGAGATTTGAAGTATTAAACAAGAAAAAACCTCAATCAAGGTTAAATTAAAAATATGAAGAGTATAATCAGCTACATATTATACTAACTTGTTTGTATCAAACGAGACTTTATTAGTTTCAATGTGATAAATTATTCGGATTAATTTCCTAGAGATATTGACTAAAATAACCTTATGATGTTTACCTTGATTTCGTTTTAAGTGATAATAGTCATTTATTTGTGGAATATACTGTAATGAGTAGAAAGCATACATGTAAAGATATTTACGTAGTAGTGAAGAACCACGTTTAACAATTTTTCCGAATCTTTCAGTTGTACCAGATTGACTAATCTTGACATCTAGTCCGGCATAAGCAGTTAGTTGACCAGGATTAGAAAAACGAGTAATATCTCCAATTTCAGCATAAATAGCTGCTGCAGCGATGATGCTGATAGAGGGGATTGTGTGAATCAAGGAATCTGTTTTAAAGTAAAGATTTTCAATTTCCGTATCAAGAACCTCAATTATTCTAACTAATTCAGAATAATGATTGATGATGGTAGTAATTAGTAAATCATATATTTTACTTGAAGTACCAATTGATTCTTTGGCCAAAGATTTTAGTTTTGAAAACTTTGGATATGTGAATTTGCCCCTTGAAAGTTTGCGTAATTTATCAAAGTGGGTCATATTTAAATTAGATATCTTCTCTTTGTTTTTATAGGTTTTTAATATATATAAAGGTGTTTTACCCATTAAATTATTGAAAAAACCTTTAAACTCAGGAAAAGACTTATCTAAAACATTTGTTAGACGAACTAATTGTTTAGAACGCATTTGTAAATAAGTGTCTCGTTGTCTAACTAATTCTTTTAATTCATTTTTATGGTAAAATTTACTATGTAAGGTTTTGTAGTCAAACTGGCCTAACATGGAAGCTATTAGTTTAGCATCAATTTTATCAGTCTTAGTCCTTCTTAACGTAGTAGCCTTGGAAAACTGACTTGTTAATTGAGGATTAAACTCTAAATAAGTATAACCTAATTTAGATAAAAATGATTTCAAATTGATTCCATAATGCCCAGTTGACTCAAAACCTATTTTTATTAGACTTGGATCACTTAAAGCACTTAGCTCATTTTTGAGATTTTGGAATCCATCATAATCGTTCGTGAATGTGAACGAATTAATTTTAACACCTGCATCAGTAGCTATGAAGCAGTCGTGTTTGAATTTTGAGATATCTATTCCAACATGGAACATGATACTCACCTCCTAATGATTTGGCGCAGGGTTTAACGAATCTCTTATTTCTTTAACCTTGTGATAAAGCGTCTAGCGCTAACTAACTAATTGAAAGTTAAAAATAAGAGCCGTAGTAGTTGCCTCATGTAAACGTCAAGCGTTAATAAAATGAAAAAAATCCACGGCGCCTTAAATATATTATAGTAGAAAATAAAGAAAGGATGTATACTCGATTCACCACTATAATCATAAATCGAGTATACAAGGTGTAAAATGAAAAAAACAATAATAGTTATTTTAGTAATACTTAGTTTTATTACTAGTTTCAAATTAAATGCAGAAAATGAATCTAATAATAAAGAATTTAAAGGTGTATGGGTATCAACAGTATATCAATTAGATTATCCATCAACATATACGACTAATTCTGAAAAATTAAAAGAAGATGCGATTGAAGTCATTAAAAAAAGTTATGAGTTAGGATTCAATGCAATAATTCTCCAAGTAAGACCAAGTGCAGATGCTATTTATAAATCAGCATATTTTCCATATAGCAAATATATTACAGGAACTCAAGGATTAGCACCAAATGATAACTTTGATATTTTAGACTTCTACATTAAAGAATCCCATAAATATGGTATGGAATTACACGCATGGATTAATCCATATCGAATAACAATGAGCAAAAACGATAAACTAGCTGAAAATCATATTGCTTTAATAAGACCTGATTGGACTGTTTTATTTGAAGATAAATTATTCTTTAATCCAGGAATTAAAAAGGTTCGTGATTATATAATTGATGGAGTAGAAGAAATTGTTAGAAACTATGATGTTGATGGAATTCATTTTGATGATTATTTCTATCCAGGAAAAGAATTTAATGATCAAAAAGAATATTTAAGTAATAATCCAAATAATCTAACTCTTGATAGTTGGAGAAGAGAGAATAATAATGATTTAATAAAAAGAACTAATGAAGCGATAAAAACAATTAATGAAAAAGTAGTTTTTGGAGTTAGTCCTTCAGGTATATGGGCTAACAAAGGTAATAATAGTTTAGGAAGTGAAACAAGAGGCAGTGAATCATATTATAACTTATATGCTGATACAAGAAAATGGGTTATTGAAGAATGGTTAGATTATATAGCACCACAAGTATATTGGAAGATTGGATATACGATTGCTGATTATGAAATTATTGCTAAATGGTGGAATAATGTTGTTCAAAATACAAAAGTTAATTTATATATTGGAATAGCAATATATAGATTGTTTGATAATAGTGAATGGGAAGTAGAAGAAATATCCAAGCAATTATCATTAAACAAACAAATAGAAAATATTAAAGGACATATTTTGTTTAGATATAAAAATTTAATTGGTAATGATAACAAAACAAAGAAATTAGTTGAACTATTAAAGAACGAACAACCAGTTAATCTACCAACAGTAAGTAATCTGAATATTGAAGGTAATCTAATAACAGATGAAGTAGTCAATGCAAAATATGATTTTAACGATAATAATACCGATAAAAGCACAATCCTTTGGTATGCAGATGATCTTGTAATTGGTAGTGGAAGAACATTGTTGCTAGATAAAAAACATCTTAATAAGACTATATATTTTATAGTTACACCTAAAACAGCGTTTAGTGTTGGTGAAAAAATAAAATCAAATAGCATAACTATTGAACTTAGATATGATTTAACATCTGATAATAATATTGATGAAAATGATTATATCGAAATCTTAAAATTAATAATAGGTAAAAAAATATTAAGTGATCATCATTTAAAACTTTTAGGAGTAAATAAAGAAGA contains the following coding sequences:
- a CDS encoding immunoglobulin-like domain-containing protein; the protein is MKNIKMVTKTIFILTLLLVLVACGKKVDNEKPVILGTRDFNVLVGDAKPNYLENITVTDNIDKDLKVSVDDSQVDLTKEGSYDLVYTVKDTAGNETKVIVKVIVNKLVVKLDAPVITIKNGIISWNKIQNATSYNVKINNEVKSVSIEQFDLNGLENKDKLNISVQAVSNNSSFEGSEYSNLVTTNVANNASVIDNEIHIQSNEEILGVIIKFTSDKTIEESMITFSKILPSDWIYDINVKDNEVVIATTGLSKIKVELFHSFIVVEEGTFITLNEVSIDTVTGTKKIK
- a CDS encoding phosphodiester glycosidase family protein, with the protein product MRKLLSKLSIFMITISLTFLGFLAIAPTELLGLEYTGIGEKRFTWDREIYNGVNLNHTMSYNGNKDQKTYTIEFNPKTANLKPVVAYGGDVMYGNTMSSLVAAEEERGSHVVFGINGDAYDTSNGVSNGLVINDGKLITTSNATYGWGMYEDGTVKYGNAKLDINASITGGETFSIKHVNKERKLDTNGVYLLTEDFNSVTASTQAGVEVILSAGEEGLRIGNAFNLTVEEVVIVNANTEGNKTAIEKGKVVISTHEASPYYKALSELSNGTKITINANGNSDERIDWSQVKTGMGIFHLLMENGEATRQINDPAVHPRTSMGIKADGTIVLMQNDGRQIGWANGLSFKDMVEYMKELGVVTLFNFDGGGSSTISATIPGGDSAKVLNRPSDGHERANSNALLFIATEDKNENDPVEKLHLYVAGGTNYANKARVLENGNLDFLVTATDKNFYSKTIESNITYTLETTEGSSIGTIDETGRFTASSGKSKGKVIARYNNDIVGNFEIEVVDSISKIETDLTIISVAPGRTLGLDFRAYDEGIPVLLSSRALSFRLDPESLGSVSENGTFTATEGQGTGNLIVSYKEYELSIPVEVGKMPMQILDFEDNIFENGWNKYFTNIPNNGGAGSISINNDERFVKHGDGSLRIDYDFATKPLTGTVAIEIGESGYTTLEGQPTAIGAWIYGDGNGGWFRIQLTGGKYAGDTRIDWVGWKYIETAIPKDAPFPYQVQRAIRLLGTSSIANNKKGTIYVDSVRAIYDFKNDDNDAPTYNEASVFPSEGSKTSDIQQPISLTVYDETVEGQPKTGINTSRTELYINSKKITNLTQIVNQDGSVDISYQPGALDQLRPGKQNVKVRVEDNFGNKKFIEWSFIVEGYAVELIENAPNKDIIYANEEFTYGISSVEYKKFSSIDLEITYNSKMLELLDAPIIDNRLIVTNLDVDKEKGIIKAIIIGMENIEKNNVENIIELKFKALEEVNGTTGIKPTKITILEGSVTTDLILNGYDVKLDYKNILSYEGQTIEGNTTLKVVSEGKLVEGAEFFVTLDGDQVSFDGSTNEKGELITDFFGKYPIGTKFLIKAIKDGFISNTVTLEVLESLGTNIPEKIAVTVGENLSTSVGIGWQTSHNVKNGLVEVSLSEDLANKQQFTALSKTVVTTFGGNSREYTSWGSFITGLTPNTKYYYRVGNGLDNEWSEIHSFKTAVEKGDMDVAFYGDIQGGYSNFPNIVKRLNDLYPNIEFSILAGDVADNSHIYQEWTDIDKYTKEYFNNNVWMATVGNHDVYDDAQAFTGYFYGPSNGTTGQLGARNYYFEVGDAVFFNFDTEAGYGSYDPGYKKQIALFDEVMSKTTKTFKIVIMHRSAYPLNYNESEIRALSPVFERNNIDIVLSGHDHIYSRTSMFENERVTTQSGVTYVVGGSASGSKYYDGDNTRPWVDKVYDNNNPVFTVLKFRDGNRIEFIAYAVENGENVVVDEFVISKQNINVDASNANYEGDYAIKTGENHTFKITPKVGYRISKVLVNGKELNQENDIYRVSNVQENLNIEVITEEIKTSIYDVNQDGVIDLNDAKAILKHLTGKELLSNEIIEYLKSENKELSLSLVREILEVLGDK
- a CDS encoding IS110 family RNA-guided transposase, with the translated sequence MFHVGIDISKFKHDCFIATDAGVKINSFTFTNDYDGFQNLKNELSALSDPSLIKIGFESTGHYGINLKSFLSKLGYTYLEFNPQLTSQFSKATTLRRTKTDKIDAKLIASMLGQFDYKTLHSKFYHKNELKELVRQRDTYLQMRSKQLVRLTNVLDKSFPEFKGFFNNLMGKTPLYILKTYKNKEKISNLNMTHFDKLRKLSRGKFTYPKFSKLKSLAKESIGTSSKIYDLLITTIINHYSELVRIIEVLDTEIENLYFKTDSLIHTIPSISIIAAAAIYAEIGDITRFSNPGQLTAYAGLDVKISQSGTTERFGKIVKRGSSLLRKYLYMYAFYSLQYIPQINDYYHLKRNQGKHHKVILVNISRKLIRIIYHIETNKVSFDTNKLV
- a CDS encoding family 10 glycosylhydrolase; its protein translation is MKKTIIVILVILSFITSFKLNAENESNNKEFKGVWVSTVYQLDYPSTYTTNSEKLKEDAIEVIKKSYELGFNAIILQVRPSADAIYKSAYFPYSKYITGTQGLAPNDNFDILDFYIKESHKYGMELHAWINPYRITMSKNDKLAENHIALIRPDWTVLFEDKLFFNPGIKKVRDYIIDGVEEIVRNYDVDGIHFDDYFYPGKEFNDQKEYLSNNPNNLTLDSWRRENNNDLIKRTNEAIKTINEKVVFGVSPSGIWANKGNNSLGSETRGSESYYNLYADTRKWVIEEWLDYIAPQVYWKIGYTIADYEIIAKWWNNVVQNTKVNLYIGIAIYRLFDNSEWEVEEISKQLSLNKQIENIKGHILFRYKNLIGNDNKTKKLVELLKNEQPVNLPTVSNLNIEGNLITDEVVNAKYDFNDNNTDKSTILWYADDLVIGSGRTLLLDKKHLNKTIYFIVTPKTAFSVGEKIKSNSITIELRYDLTSDNNIDENDYIEILKLIIGKKILSDHHLKLLGVNKEEEISLELIRRIWNQSFK